A DNA window from Pseudorasbora parva isolate DD20220531a chromosome 5, ASM2467924v1, whole genome shotgun sequence contains the following coding sequences:
- the LOC137075424 gene encoding target of Nesh-SH3 isoform X2, which produces MQAFLLLLFLSEILLLRQTSATTLRGQRQNMRVRISAVGDTIVFKFIRPHQDSRLEGYILGYGSSMFSKQFIHLPEDGQPYETEIDAEPKYLIAVQLNKPEEPKKQCTGTVDLEKPLNIVIGSVTQSSVLLSWGTLLTTSFTDSILDDCIDEGHFTVRYREKEPSNTWNYQTCPSTSTVIDKLKPDALYEFEVRADTENISGAWSPPVIHNTADQIIEPFKELNQATPQEPVLPSLFSTVTVSSNITQTRAAPLLEHTDLPKPWKTPVSLIEAENPTTAPEDQPALTEALSSTDTPIILPTPKPTSRFQKPTSHPSTTQTDPHIEQHTSLTPQQPTTTQPQPSTTQQQISTTQPPPTTTEKNPIKTQISVKVQPYTAKQFTNTVQQQLSETTPHSSTTKPPLHQTQQHTTITVQTHSYPSKKQDTIKKENLHTRKIQPRLHRLSTTQRSQGTGLFRNSSVPHPLARNVTQRQRPHGHVPLVPHTKPFRPPSVHRNSTLNRKRVLPGERHKGIWVPKTQKGPSKPVKTKLNQASETKEKEKIIDLKQMDPVPDMKPLAPPTTEKLTNQETSETTTPQSVFEGSRFDTSNYSSVFSPHPLSEVDATGKKRFVAPHVIYRTDKRPEEPCSVTHSLSFFPDEEVGYLNVTGPPKTPPSNLTVVTVEGCPSFVILDWDKTDNETREYEVVSSTKGPHGKEVSIQTTNQTHTAVENLKPESSYEFKVTPKNELGSGPTSDPVSFSTESADPRVSESPTGKNAIWSSFPFKSDSYSECNGRQFIKRTWYRKFVGIQLCNSLRYKIYLSDSLKGKFYSIGDQTGYGEDHCQFVDSFLDGRTGGPLPPDQLPPRQGFFRAMRQEPVKFGEIGGNSMINYVAWYECGIPIPGKW; this is translated from the exons GGCAGAGACAAAACATGAGGGTGCGTATTAGTGCTGTTGGAGACACCATTGTGTTCAAGTTCATCCGGCCCCATCAGGACAGCAGACTGGAGGGATATATCCTGGGCTATGGCAGTAGCATGTTCTCCAAACAATTTATTCATCTACCTGAAGATGGACAACCCTACGAGACTGAGATAG ATGCTGAGCCCAAATATCTGATTGCGGTACAGCTGAACAAACCCGAGGAACCTAAGAAACAATGCACAG GGACAGTGGATCTGGAGAAACCATTAAACATTGTGATCGGCTCTGTGACACAGTCGTCGGTGCTGCTGTCCTGGGGGACACTACTAACCACCTCCTTTACGGATTCCATTCTGGATGACTGTATTGATGAAGG ACATTTCACAGTGCGCTACAGGGAGAAAGAACCCAGCAATACCTGGAACTATCAGACCTGTCCATCCACCAGCACAGTCATCGACAAACTCAAACCAGATGCTCTGTATGAGTTTGAGGTCCGAGCAGACACTGAGAATATCAGTGGAGCCTGGAGCCCACCAGTCATCCATAACACAGCTG ATCAAATAATTGAACCATTTAAGGAACTGAACCAGGCAACGCCTCAA GAGCCAGTCTTACCATCATTATTTTCTACAGTAACAG TCTCAAGCAACATTACCCAGACCAGAGCAGCTCCTCTCCTCGAACACACTGACCTTCCAAAGCCATGGAAAACTCCAG TTTCGTTAATAGAGGCAGAAAATCCCACAACAGCTCCTGAAGATCAACCTGCCCTGACTGAAGCCCTTAGTTCCACTGACACACCCATCATCCTGCCCACGCCAAAACCCACAAGCAGATTTCAAAAGCCCACCAGTCATCCTAGCACTACCCAAACAGATCCTCACATAGAGCAACATACTAGTTTAACCCCACAacaacctacaacaactcagcCACAACCTTCAACAACCCAACAACAAATCAGCACAACCCAACCGCCACCCACTACAACCGAAAAAAATCCCATCAAAACACAGATCTCAGTTAAAGTTCAACCATATACAGCCAAACAGTTTACGAATACAGTCCAACAACAGCTTAGCGAAACAACACCTCATTCATCTACAACCAAACCACCACTTCACCAAACCCAACAACACACCACAATCACTGTCCAAACGCATTCATACCCATCTAAGAAACAAGACACCATAAAGAAAGAAAATCTTCATACAAGAAAAATACAGCCCAGGCTGCATCGGTTGAGCACAACCCAACGTTCGCAAGGCAC AGGTCTCTTCCGCAACTCTTCTGTGCCCCACCCTTTGGCACGAAATGTTACACAAAGACAGAGGCCTCATGGTCATGTCCCTTTGGTTCCCCATACAAAGCCTTTCAGGCCACCCTCTGTGCATCGTAACTCAACTCTCAACAGGAAAAGGG TGCTTCCCGGTGAGCGCCATAAAGGCATATGGGTGCCCAAAACTCAGAAAGGTCCCAGTAAACCTG TTAAGACCAAGCTGAACCAGGCTTCAGAGACTAAAGAAAAGG AAAAGATTATTGATCTGAAGCAGATGGACCCGGTACCAGATATGAAACCTCTAGCTCCACCCACTACTGAAAAACTAACCAATCAAGAGACTTCAGAGACAACAACACCACAATCTGTTTTTGAAG GTAGTCGTTTTGACACCAGTAACTACTCCTCTGTATTCAGTCCTCATCCCCTATCTGAGGTGGATGCAACGGGGAAGAAACGTTTTGTAG CGCCTCATGTGATCTATAGAACCGACAAACGTCCAGAGGAGCCCTGCTCTGTCACTCACTCTCTCAGTTTCTTTCCTGATGAGGAGGTGGGATACTTGAATGTCACTGGTCCGCCCAAGACCCCTCCATCCAACCTTACTGTAGTCACAGTAGAGGGTTGCCCCTCTTTTGTCATCCTTGACTGGGACAAAACGGACAATGAGACCAGAG AATATGAGGTAGTTTCCTCAACCAAGGGTCCACATGGAAAAGAGGTGTCCATCCAGACAACAAATCAAACACATACAGCTGTGGAGAACCTGAAACCGGAGAGCAG TTATGAATTCAAAGTTACACCCAAGAACGAGCTGGGTTCAGGCCCAACCAGTGACCCAGTCAGTTTTAGTACTGAGTCAG CTGATCCTCGTGTTAGCGAGAGTCCCACTG GTAAAAATGCCATCTGGTCATCCTTTCCGTTCAAATCAGACTCATACTCTGAGTGCAACGGGCGGCAGTTCATAAAGCGGACCTGGTACCGCAAGTTTGTGGGGATCCAGTTGTGCAACTCTCTCAGATACAAGATCTACCTGAGTGACTCTCTTAAAG GGAAGTTCTACAGCATAGGAGATCAAACAGGGTATGGGGAGGACCACTGCCAATTTGTTGACTCGTTTCTGGATGGACGAACCGGTGGTCCTCTTCCACCAGACCAATTACCTCCCAGACAAG GCTTTTTCCGGGCCATGCGTCAAGAGCCTGTCAAGTTTGGGGAAATCGGAGGAAATTCCATGATCAACTACGTGGCCTGGTACGAGTGCGGGATACCCATTCCTGGGAAATGGTAG
- the LOC137075424 gene encoding target of Nesh-SH3 isoform X1: MQAFLLLLFLSEILLLRQTSATTLRGQRQNMRVRISAVGDTIVFKFIRPHQDSRLEGYILGYGSSMFSKQFIHLPEDGQPYETEIDAEPKYLIAVQLNKPEEPKKQCTGTVDLEKPLNIVIGSVTQSSVLLSWGTLLTTSFTDSILDDCIDEGHFTVRYREKEPSNTWNYQTCPSTSTVIDKLKPDALYEFEVRADTENISGAWSPPVIHNTADQIIEPFKELNQATPQEPVLPSLFSTVTVSSNITQTRAAPLLEHTDLPKPWKTPVSLIEAENPTTAPEDQPALTEALSSTDTPIILPTPKPTSRFQKPTSHPSTTQTDPHIEQHTSLTPQQPTTTQPQPSTTQQQISTTQPPPTTTEKNPIKTQISVKVQPYTAKQFTNTVQQQLSETTPHSSTTKPPLHQTQQHTTITVQTHSYPSKKQDTIKKENLHTRKIQPRLHRLSTTQRSQGTLNLQTTQAFSKSTSHYHSSTITYSEQPNNKPTTTQNWSTNVYFPTNTALKSPTTSANIQDGFVSRQTTDFIRQTVFSINPSIPKEYSTSHIPTTENLLFTESIQELTPHPIDPPIHVWYQPQPSTTTQHSGTTKQLADTVKYNPKTYSQVENQPPNPKKTGTTKPPLNPTPKTAFVKTYAIQNSPVAEKVTVRTSQPGRPEASSQPKDEQLLSLPTLTNEVVSRNDGRGLFRNSSVPHPLARNVTQRQRPHGHVPLVPHTKPFRPPSVHRNSTLNRKRVLPGERHKGIWVPKTQKGPSKPVKTKLNQASETKEKEKIIDLKQMDPVPDMKPLAPPTTEKLTNQETSETTTPQSVFEGSRFDTSNYSSVFSPHPLSEVDATGKKRFVAPHVIYRTDKRPEEPCSVTHSLSFFPDEEVGYLNVTGPPKTPPSNLTVVTVEGCPSFVILDWDKTDNETREYEVVSSTKGPHGKEVSIQTTNQTHTAVENLKPESSYEFKVTPKNELGSGPTSDPVSFSTESADPRVSESPTGKNAIWSSFPFKSDSYSECNGRQFIKRTWYRKFVGIQLCNSLRYKIYLSDSLKGKFYSIGDQTGYGEDHCQFVDSFLDGRTGGPLPPDQLPPRQGFFRAMRQEPVKFGEIGGNSMINYVAWYECGIPIPGKW; this comes from the exons GGCAGAGACAAAACATGAGGGTGCGTATTAGTGCTGTTGGAGACACCATTGTGTTCAAGTTCATCCGGCCCCATCAGGACAGCAGACTGGAGGGATATATCCTGGGCTATGGCAGTAGCATGTTCTCCAAACAATTTATTCATCTACCTGAAGATGGACAACCCTACGAGACTGAGATAG ATGCTGAGCCCAAATATCTGATTGCGGTACAGCTGAACAAACCCGAGGAACCTAAGAAACAATGCACAG GGACAGTGGATCTGGAGAAACCATTAAACATTGTGATCGGCTCTGTGACACAGTCGTCGGTGCTGCTGTCCTGGGGGACACTACTAACCACCTCCTTTACGGATTCCATTCTGGATGACTGTATTGATGAAGG ACATTTCACAGTGCGCTACAGGGAGAAAGAACCCAGCAATACCTGGAACTATCAGACCTGTCCATCCACCAGCACAGTCATCGACAAACTCAAACCAGATGCTCTGTATGAGTTTGAGGTCCGAGCAGACACTGAGAATATCAGTGGAGCCTGGAGCCCACCAGTCATCCATAACACAGCTG ATCAAATAATTGAACCATTTAAGGAACTGAACCAGGCAACGCCTCAA GAGCCAGTCTTACCATCATTATTTTCTACAGTAACAG TCTCAAGCAACATTACCCAGACCAGAGCAGCTCCTCTCCTCGAACACACTGACCTTCCAAAGCCATGGAAAACTCCAG TTTCGTTAATAGAGGCAGAAAATCCCACAACAGCTCCTGAAGATCAACCTGCCCTGACTGAAGCCCTTAGTTCCACTGACACACCCATCATCCTGCCCACGCCAAAACCCACAAGCAGATTTCAAAAGCCCACCAGTCATCCTAGCACTACCCAAACAGATCCTCACATAGAGCAACATACTAGTTTAACCCCACAacaacctacaacaactcagcCACAACCTTCAACAACCCAACAACAAATCAGCACAACCCAACCGCCACCCACTACAACCGAAAAAAATCCCATCAAAACACAGATCTCAGTTAAAGTTCAACCATATACAGCCAAACAGTTTACGAATACAGTCCAACAACAGCTTAGCGAAACAACACCTCATTCATCTACAACCAAACCACCACTTCACCAAACCCAACAACACACCACAATCACTGTCCAAACGCATTCATACCCATCTAAGAAACAAGACACCATAAAGAAAGAAAATCTTCATACAAGAAAAATACAGCCCAGGCTGCATCGGTTGAGCACAACCCAACGTTCGCAAGGCACGTTGAATCTCCAAACCACTCAAGCTTTCTCAAAATCCACTTCCCATTATCACTCCAGCACAATCACATATTCTGAACAGCCAAACAACAAACCAACAACAACACAGAATTGGTCCACAAATGTGTATTTTCCAACAAACACAGCTTTGAAGTCACCCACAACTTCAGCAAATATTCAGGATGGATTCGTGTCACGACAGACGACTGATTTCATCAGACAGACAGTATTTAGCattaatccatccatccctaAAGAGTATTCTACATCCCATATTCCAACAACTGAAAATTTGCTTTTTACAGAGAGCATACAGGAACTGACTCCACACCCTATAGATCCACCCATACACGTTTGGTACCAGCCCCAACCCagcaccacaacacaacattcaGGAACTACTAAACAGCTGGCTGACACTGTCAAATACAACCCCAAAACATATTCCCAGGTTGAAAACCAACCACCTAACCCTAAAAAAACAGGTACTACAAAACCCCCACTAAACCCAACGCCTAAAACGGCTTTCGTCAAAACCTATGCTATTCAAAACTCACCCGTGGCAGAGAAGGTAACAGTGAGGACGAGTCAACCAGGTCGACCAGAGG CTAGTTCGCAGCCAAAGGACGAACAGCTACTGTCACTGCCAACACTTACAAATGAGGTGGTCAGTAGGAATGATG GCAGAGGTCTCTTCCGCAACTCTTCTGTGCCCCACCCTTTGGCACGAAATGTTACACAAAGACAGAGGCCTCATGGTCATGTCCCTTTGGTTCCCCATACAAAGCCTTTCAGGCCACCCTCTGTGCATCGTAACTCAACTCTCAACAGGAAAAGGG TGCTTCCCGGTGAGCGCCATAAAGGCATATGGGTGCCCAAAACTCAGAAAGGTCCCAGTAAACCTG TTAAGACCAAGCTGAACCAGGCTTCAGAGACTAAAGAAAAGG AAAAGATTATTGATCTGAAGCAGATGGACCCGGTACCAGATATGAAACCTCTAGCTCCACCCACTACTGAAAAACTAACCAATCAAGAGACTTCAGAGACAACAACACCACAATCTGTTTTTGAAG GTAGTCGTTTTGACACCAGTAACTACTCCTCTGTATTCAGTCCTCATCCCCTATCTGAGGTGGATGCAACGGGGAAGAAACGTTTTGTAG CGCCTCATGTGATCTATAGAACCGACAAACGTCCAGAGGAGCCCTGCTCTGTCACTCACTCTCTCAGTTTCTTTCCTGATGAGGAGGTGGGATACTTGAATGTCACTGGTCCGCCCAAGACCCCTCCATCCAACCTTACTGTAGTCACAGTAGAGGGTTGCCCCTCTTTTGTCATCCTTGACTGGGACAAAACGGACAATGAGACCAGAG AATATGAGGTAGTTTCCTCAACCAAGGGTCCACATGGAAAAGAGGTGTCCATCCAGACAACAAATCAAACACATACAGCTGTGGAGAACCTGAAACCGGAGAGCAG TTATGAATTCAAAGTTACACCCAAGAACGAGCTGGGTTCAGGCCCAACCAGTGACCCAGTCAGTTTTAGTACTGAGTCAG CTGATCCTCGTGTTAGCGAGAGTCCCACTG GTAAAAATGCCATCTGGTCATCCTTTCCGTTCAAATCAGACTCATACTCTGAGTGCAACGGGCGGCAGTTCATAAAGCGGACCTGGTACCGCAAGTTTGTGGGGATCCAGTTGTGCAACTCTCTCAGATACAAGATCTACCTGAGTGACTCTCTTAAAG GGAAGTTCTACAGCATAGGAGATCAAACAGGGTATGGGGAGGACCACTGCCAATTTGTTGACTCGTTTCTGGATGGACGAACCGGTGGTCCTCTTCCACCAGACCAATTACCTCCCAGACAAG GCTTTTTCCGGGCCATGCGTCAAGAGCCTGTCAAGTTTGGGGAAATCGGAGGAAATTCCATGATCAACTACGTGGCCTGGTACGAGTGCGGGATACCCATTCCTGGGAAATGGTAG